In a single window of the Pseudorca crassidens isolate mPseCra1 chromosome 9, mPseCra1.hap1, whole genome shotgun sequence genome:
- the LOC137230805 gene encoding caspase-12-like isoform X1, translating to MENKVLNRGELQRLGEEVDHIVKRTGDLVYDLIEKMQMAGKIFKDHFFNPKKQLSLRSHLETENDESESTESSSSLTESEDESEKSRDEEKVESAQALALPPTVMENEVWTCLALIICNKEFDCLSNRYGSEVDLLGMQDLLESLGYSVVVKEDLTVLVMDQESGTSFLPS from the exons ATGGAAAATAAAGTGTTAAATAGGGGTGAGTTACAAAGATTAGGGGAAGAAGTGGACCACATCGTGAAAAGGACTGGAGACCTGGTTTATGATCTCATTGAGAAAATGCAAATGGCAGGCAAAATATTTAAGGACCATTTCTTCAACCCCAAGAAACAACTGAGTTTAA GATCTCATCTGGAAACTGAGAATGATGAATCTGAGAGCACTGAGTCATCTTCTTCTTTGACAG AATCTgaagatgaaagtgaaaaaagTAGAGATGAGGAAAAAGTTGAATCAGCCCAGGCATTGGCTCTCCCTCCAACAG TAATGGAGAATGAAGTCTGGACATGCCTGGCCCTCATCATCTGCAACAAAGAATTTGACTGTCTTTCTAATCGATATGGTTCTGAGGTTGACCTTTTGGGAATGCAAGATTTGCTTGAAAGCCTTGGATACTCAGTGGTTGTAAAAGAGGATCTCACAGTTCTGGTAATGGACCAGGAGAGTGGGACAAGCTTCCTTCCCTCCTAA
- the LOC137230805 gene encoding caspase-12-like isoform X3, with protein MENKVLNRGELQRLGEEVDHIVKRTGDLVYDLIEKMQMAGKIFKDHFFNPKKQLSLRSHLETENDESESTESSSSLTESEDESEKSRDEEKVESAQALALPPTAPQETQASQHGKLKLCPPDHFHTLKTTKADE; from the exons ATGGAAAATAAAGTGTTAAATAGGGGTGAGTTACAAAGATTAGGGGAAGAAGTGGACCACATCGTGAAAAGGACTGGAGACCTGGTTTATGATCTCATTGAGAAAATGCAAATGGCAGGCAAAATATTTAAGGACCATTTCTTCAACCCCAAGAAACAACTGAGTTTAA GATCTCATCTGGAAACTGAGAATGATGAATCTGAGAGCACTGAGTCATCTTCTTCTTTGACAG AATCTgaagatgaaagtgaaaaaagTAGAGATGAGGAAAAAGTTGAATCAGCCCAGGCATTGGCTCTCCCTCCAACAG ctcCTCAGGAAACACAGGCTTCCCAACATGGGAAGTTAAAACTTTGTCCTCCTGATCATTTCCATACACTGAAGACAACAAAGGCAGATGAG TAA